A single Thermosynechococcus vestitus BP-1 DNA region contains:
- a CDS encoding PP2C family protein-serine/threonine phosphatase has protein sequence MSGDRQPYQILVIDDDPTTRLLLRKTLRDLGYSVSVASHGREGIAIATAEKPALIICDWMMPELDGLEVCRHIKQDEELSRSFFILLTAKGELQDRIQGLDAGADEFLSKPIDPNELRARIQAGLRLYQLSQDLLKQKQLLEAELHEAADYVRSLLPAPQEDPCKINYSFLPSSQLGGDCFDFFWVGDRYLVLYILDVSGHGLGAALPSVSVLNLLRSTTREQTSGTFDYRHPAQVLEALNNGFQMTAQHEKYFTIWYGVYDRQTRQLTYASGGHPPALLLAPKAAQWQATLLKTPGIPIGMFAEMVFTQATIEVPPSAVLYLFSDGVYEFETTDHQIWGLDAFRDLLITAHTQNPVPPLSQLISQVQRHAAPAGFGSDDVSLVQVAFPRP, from the coding sequence ATGAGTGGCGATCGCCAGCCCTATCAAATTTTGGTTATTGATGATGATCCCACCACCCGACTCCTGTTGCGGAAAACCCTAAGGGATTTGGGCTATTCGGTATCGGTTGCCAGTCATGGCCGCGAGGGGATTGCGATCGCCACCGCCGAGAAACCCGCCTTGATTATCTGCGACTGGATGATGCCCGAACTGGATGGGCTAGAGGTCTGCCGCCACATTAAGCAGGATGAGGAACTCTCCCGCAGTTTTTTTATTCTGCTCACAGCCAAAGGGGAACTGCAGGATCGCATTCAGGGATTGGATGCGGGTGCCGATGAATTCTTGTCAAAGCCCATTGACCCTAACGAACTGCGAGCACGAATTCAGGCAGGTTTGCGCCTCTATCAACTGAGTCAGGACTTGCTTAAGCAAAAACAACTCCTTGAGGCTGAGCTTCACGAGGCGGCTGATTATGTGCGATCGCTCCTGCCGGCTCCCCAAGAAGACCCCTGCAAAATTAACTACTCCTTCTTGCCTTCCAGTCAGTTGGGGGGCGATTGCTTTGACTTTTTCTGGGTGGGCGATCGCTATTTAGTGCTCTACATTCTCGATGTTTCAGGCCATGGCTTGGGGGCGGCTCTGCCTTCGGTCTCCGTTTTGAATCTGTTGCGGAGCACAACGCGGGAGCAAACGAGCGGCACGTTTGATTACCGCCACCCTGCCCAAGTTCTGGAAGCCCTCAACAATGGTTTCCAAATGACGGCTCAGCACGAAAAGTATTTCACGATTTGGTACGGCGTGTACGATCGCCAAACGCGGCAGTTGACCTATGCCAGTGGTGGACACCCACCGGCACTCCTCCTCGCCCCTAAGGCTGCTCAATGGCAAGCTACCCTGCTCAAGACACCGGGCATTCCCATTGGTATGTTTGCTGAGATGGTCTTTACCCAAGCCACGATTGAAGTTCCCCCTTCGGCGGTTCTCTACCTCTTTAGTGACGGCGTCTATGAGTTTGAAACAACCGACCATCAGATTTGGGGTCTCGACGCCTTTAGGGACTTACTCATTACTGCCCACACCCAAAACCCTGTGCCCCCATTGTCCCAGTTGATTTCCCAGGTGCAAAGGCATGCAGCACCCGCTGGCTTTGGTAGTGATGATGTTTCACTGGTACAAGTGGCCTTCCCACGCCCCTAA
- a CDS encoding MBL fold metallo-hydrolase, whose product MIECLNYGVGHAEEGVCIGLGIGTYRILLDCGVPSLDVLPLDEIEQHPFDLVLCSHAHADHARSLLALHRRFPHIPIYASEVTTQLLPLNWPDETVPPFCRALPWRSPVEFGDGLTAELFPAGHLPGAAVFVLTYQDANPEQPPLSVIYTGDFFLSHTRFTEGLALADLRGLQPDVLIIEGSLGTARHPHRRQQENQLAERMRTAIDQGYNLLLPLPPLGTAQEILILLRSHHLFTGRPIQIWVGPAIARGCDAYLTVLSHLPTAIQNFAHHQSLFWDQRVKPQVQPLSNWAQIQGEVPTIVLVEEDQDLRPYLTEGGRPWLVLYPRLRYGQPVREGYPEFGDLPNVEVDTFLLSLHADGPATTQLIHNIRPQHVVLIHGDPNYLADLASLNELSNRYHLHTPTSGSTIQFPIGQLTLSTPSSLVQLAYEGEVSEWNDEVMIRLPPSITTDSRWRRLADTGFVLASWQGEQLLIRGMTPKEVLGGTSAAIAPDQPSCFNCQFYRGQRCWNEASALYNFKVAPEGYCPGFERAETQPEPES is encoded by the coding sequence ATGATCGAGTGCCTCAACTATGGGGTGGGTCACGCTGAGGAGGGGGTGTGCATTGGCTTAGGAATTGGCACCTATCGGATTTTGCTGGACTGCGGTGTGCCGTCTCTTGATGTCTTGCCCCTTGATGAGATTGAACAGCATCCCTTTGACCTAGTGCTCTGTAGCCATGCCCACGCGGATCATGCCCGCAGTCTGTTGGCCCTCCATCGCCGTTTTCCCCATATTCCTATCTATGCCAGTGAAGTGACAACGCAACTGTTGCCCCTGAATTGGCCAGATGAAACGGTGCCTCCCTTTTGCCGTGCCTTACCTTGGCGATCGCCCGTGGAGTTTGGCGATGGCCTAACGGCTGAACTCTTTCCTGCGGGGCATCTGCCGGGGGCAGCGGTTTTTGTCCTCACCTATCAAGATGCAAACCCAGAGCAACCACCCCTGAGCGTGATTTATACGGGGGATTTTTTCCTGTCCCATACTCGCTTTACGGAAGGACTGGCCCTTGCGGATCTACGGGGATTGCAACCGGATGTGCTCATCATTGAAGGCAGCTTGGGCACAGCGCGACACCCCCACCGCCGGCAACAGGAAAACCAATTGGCGGAGCGCATGCGCACAGCAATTGACCAGGGCTACAATCTATTACTTCCCCTGCCGCCCCTCGGTACCGCCCAAGAAATTCTCATCCTGTTGCGCAGTCATCATCTCTTTACAGGACGGCCGATTCAGATTTGGGTGGGGCCGGCGATCGCCCGCGGTTGTGATGCCTACCTCACGGTTTTGTCCCATTTACCCACCGCCATTCAAAACTTTGCCCACCACCAGTCCCTCTTTTGGGATCAGCGGGTCAAACCCCAAGTGCAGCCCTTGAGCAATTGGGCGCAAATTCAAGGTGAAGTCCCTACGATTGTCCTTGTGGAGGAGGATCAAGACCTGCGCCCCTACCTGACCGAAGGGGGACGCCCGTGGCTGGTGCTCTATCCACGGCTGCGCTATGGTCAGCCCGTCCGGGAAGGCTATCCTGAGTTCGGAGACTTACCCAATGTGGAGGTGGATACGTTTTTACTCTCCCTCCATGCCGATGGCCCTGCAACGACTCAACTGATTCACAATATCCGACCGCAGCATGTGGTGCTGATCCACGGCGATCCCAACTACCTTGCGGACTTGGCTAGCCTGAATGAATTGAGTAACCGCTACCATCTGCACACCCCCACCAGTGGCTCAACGATTCAATTTCCCATTGGCCAATTGACACTTTCGACGCCCAGTTCATTGGTGCAACTGGCCTATGAGGGAGAGGTGAGTGAGTGGAATGATGAAGTCATGATTCGCCTACCGCCTTCTATTACCACGGATTCGCGCTGGCGACGGCTGGCAGATACCGGCTTTGTTCTGGCCTCTTGGCAAGGGGAGCAATTACTGATTCGCGGCATGACCCCCAAAGAAGTGCTCGGTGGTACTTCAGCTGCGATCGCCCCCGACCAGCCCAGTTGTTTTAACTGTCAATTTTATCGCGGTCAACGCTGCTGGAACGAAGCCTCCGCCCTCTACAACTTCAAGGTGGCCCCGGAGGGCTATTGTCCAGGCTTTGAGCGGGCGGAAACGCAACCGGAACCCGAAAGCTAG
- a CDS encoding FAD-dependent thymidylate synthase has product MQEGRVIADSISPAGVRLVTLQLTYPRFIHSELLTHRVFSRNSASSRAVPVTKMMAQVEADPVIPYHWGKNQRGMQAREESEQKEAAKEIWLKTRLAVLEGARQLHELGIHKQVVNRMLEPWMWMQTVVSSTEWDNFLRLRNHPDAQPEMQALAKLIQHLLETHEPTPVAVGDWHLPYIDPIERQQYSLEECKYMSVARCARVSYYLRDGQRSDPASDLALYERLAGAEPKHLSPLEHVAECMGDRQSYANFVGWRQLRYFEERKSARPRQ; this is encoded by the coding sequence ATGCAAGAGGGGCGTGTCATTGCCGATTCAATTTCGCCAGCAGGGGTGCGCTTGGTGACGCTTCAACTCACGTATCCCCGCTTTATCCATAGTGAACTCCTCACCCATCGCGTGTTTTCTCGCAATTCCGCCAGTTCGCGGGCAGTACCCGTCACAAAAATGATGGCGCAGGTGGAGGCGGATCCTGTTATTCCCTACCATTGGGGAAAAAACCAGCGAGGGATGCAGGCGCGGGAAGAAAGTGAACAAAAGGAAGCGGCAAAGGAAATCTGGCTGAAAACTCGCCTCGCAGTTCTTGAGGGGGCACGCCAGCTCCATGAGCTGGGAATTCACAAGCAAGTGGTCAACCGCATGCTTGAACCGTGGATGTGGATGCAAACGGTTGTCAGCAGTACCGAGTGGGATAACTTTCTGCGCTTGCGCAATCACCCCGATGCCCAGCCAGAAATGCAGGCCTTGGCCAAGCTGATTCAGCATTTGCTGGAGACCCATGAACCCACGCCTGTGGCTGTGGGGGATTGGCACTTACCCTACATCGATCCGATTGAGCGCCAGCAATATAGTCTTGAGGAGTGCAAGTATATGTCTGTGGCCCGTTGTGCACGGGTCTCCTACTATCTGCGGGATGGCCAACGCAGTGACCCTGCCTCTGATCTTGCCCTCTATGAGCGCTTGGCGGGAGCAGAACCGAAGCACCTCTCTCCCCTAGAGCACGTGGCCGAATGTATGGGCGATCGCCAGTCCTACGCGAATTTTGTTGGTTGGCGACAACTCCGTTACTTTGAGGAGAGAAAATCAGCACGTCCCCGCCAATGA
- a CDS encoding alpha/beta fold hydrolase, with protein MEITSQDPCVPDPLKPYVQIDGWGEVPVVLGHGFGTDKSAWDYLTPFLPKGFTYIRYDLAGCGSDEDTQHRYDVQRHSHLYGYADDLIELLDQLGVQSCIYVGHSVSCMIGAIAAIARPDLFRRHIWIGPSPCYLKDENYPGTLTPDDLQAIYEAMVTNYQAWAAGFAPLMFGLKEEHRLADFSQTLFRLQPRIALRTLQMIFDSDTRSFVGKVQQPVHLIFNRNDFVVPQGVALWLHATLPHSTLDWIDAQGHLPHMTHPTAVGSLLKKYMSI; from the coding sequence ATGGAAATTACGAGTCAAGATCCCTGTGTTCCCGATCCTCTGAAGCCCTACGTCCAGATTGATGGCTGGGGCGAAGTTCCTGTTGTGCTTGGACATGGCTTTGGTACTGATAAAAGCGCTTGGGACTATTTAACCCCTTTCTTGCCTAAGGGCTTTACCTATATCCGCTATGATCTTGCAGGCTGTGGGTCCGATGAGGATACGCAACACCGCTACGATGTCCAAAGACACAGCCATTTGTATGGCTATGCTGATGATCTCATTGAATTGCTGGATCAGCTTGGCGTCCAATCTTGCATCTACGTTGGCCACTCGGTCAGCTGCATGATCGGTGCCATTGCCGCGATCGCCAGACCGGACTTATTTCGACGACACATCTGGATTGGTCCGTCCCCCTGCTATCTCAAGGATGAGAACTATCCTGGTACCCTCACCCCCGACGACCTACAGGCCATTTATGAAGCAATGGTGACGAACTATCAAGCATGGGCGGCGGGTTTTGCCCCACTCATGTTTGGGCTGAAGGAGGAGCACCGGCTCGCCGACTTTTCTCAGACCCTCTTTCGGTTGCAGCCAAGGATTGCCCTGCGCACTCTGCAAATGATTTTTGATTCTGATACTCGCTCTTTTGTCGGCAAAGTGCAGCAGCCTGTACACCTAATTTTTAACCGCAATGACTTCGTCGTTCCCCAAGGGGTAGCCCTATGGCTACATGCCACCTTGCCCCACAGTACCCTTGATTGGATCGACGCTCAAGGTCATCTTCCCCACATGACCCATCCCACAGCTGTTGGTTCTTTACTCAAAAAATACATGAGCATATAA
- a CDS encoding sensor domain-containing diguanylate cyclase translates to MLKKVQEHLPRQLLPAPDAITAFCHLIANWSRSELVLALTVDQQGNRAQIITTTSTKFPNLEIIAPWRDLVQGTVIDVLPFLKLPSIFFCLLSKVERIVYIPCGEPEKWCQGLLLVNPVEEPLQQLAEQKGYIAALYRQLLIHHRQSQNSFIFEAQFQDIFDTVPLGLVLIKGDSSTAMVNSYAAQWLQLPPGSHPVQIVAEHMKQGWERCDNCDELVNLFQGLAANANFSAQGECRRGEKTFLIDTHPVRGDSRLGRVWIFSDISDMRQREQALLALAWLDPLTGAFNRRFLLSRVEAYESQAATGEALLTVMIFDIDHFKRINDTYGHDQGDVVLRTLAARAKQVLESCQDGILVRWGGEEFVLLFFVAYEDQAKAVAEELCSVVRSQPVELTDQYSLSVTISLGVTLFRGGEQVLSDSIPRADQALYEAKHGGRDRWVWA, encoded by the coding sequence ATGCTAAAAAAAGTGCAGGAACACCTACCCCGCCAGCTTCTTCCCGCGCCCGATGCTATCACAGCATTTTGTCATCTCATTGCCAATTGGTCGCGATCTGAGCTTGTCCTTGCCCTAACTGTTGATCAGCAAGGCAATCGGGCACAAATTATCACCACAACCAGCACCAAATTTCCCAATCTGGAAATTATCGCGCCGTGGCGAGATTTAGTTCAGGGGACTGTCATTGATGTGCTGCCTTTTCTCAAACTGCCCTCTATTTTTTTCTGTCTTTTAAGTAAGGTTGAGCGAATTGTTTACATCCCCTGCGGTGAGCCAGAGAAGTGGTGCCAGGGGCTGCTGCTAGTGAATCCCGTCGAAGAGCCGCTGCAGCAACTCGCAGAACAGAAAGGCTACATTGCTGCTCTGTACCGGCAACTGTTGATTCATCATCGTCAAAGTCAAAATAGCTTCATCTTTGAAGCGCAATTCCAAGATATTTTCGACACAGTGCCGCTGGGCTTGGTTTTAATCAAGGGGGATAGCTCTACAGCAATGGTCAATTCCTACGCTGCTCAATGGCTACAACTGCCACCGGGGAGCCATCCAGTTCAGATTGTTGCTGAGCATATGAAACAGGGGTGGGAGAGATGCGATAACTGCGATGAGTTGGTCAACCTTTTTCAAGGGCTGGCTGCTAATGCCAACTTCAGTGCTCAAGGGGAGTGTCGGAGGGGTGAGAAAACATTTCTCATTGATACCCACCCGGTGCGTGGCGACAGTCGCCTAGGGCGCGTGTGGATCTTTTCTGACATCAGTGATATGCGTCAGCGGGAGCAAGCACTTCTGGCTCTGGCTTGGTTAGATCCCCTCACTGGCGCTTTCAATCGCCGCTTTCTATTGAGTCGAGTTGAGGCTTATGAGTCCCAAGCCGCTACGGGAGAAGCCCTGCTCACGGTCATGATTTTTGACATTGATCACTTTAAGCGCATTAATGATACCTATGGTCACGATCAGGGGGATGTGGTTCTGCGCACCTTGGCGGCAAGGGCAAAGCAGGTATTAGAGAGCTGCCAAGACGGCATTTTGGTACGCTGGGGAGGCGAGGAATTTGTCCTGTTGTTTTTTGTTGCCTACGAAGACCAGGCGAAAGCAGTTGCCGAGGAACTGTGCTCAGTGGTGAGAAGCCAGCCTGTGGAACTCACAGATCAGTATTCTTTGTCTGTGACAATTAGTTTAGGCGTCACTCTGTTTAGAGGGGGGGAACAGGTGCTCAGTGACTCCATTCCTCGTGCTGATCAAGCTTTGTATGAGGCGAAACATGGGGGGCGCGATCGCTGGGTGTGGGCATAG
- a CDS encoding efflux RND transporter permease subunit — protein sequence MTSPPFSFSRLAVTRHIGTLMLTLTVIVLAVFTLLRLQVDLLPGITYPRIGVRLDIPGVVPSVAVEEVTKPLEEALSRTEGVVQVYSQTREGQVSIDLFFEPGGDVDQALNEATAAFNRARSTLPDMIESPRLFKFDPSQLPVYEFALTSETLSGRKLRVFADEDLDRELSIVPGVAGVDVSGGTTEEVRILVDLDRLQATGVGLNQILTALSDRNQDVSGGRIRGQSAEPLTRTVGRFHNLSEIEDVVLTGTNGQRVYLRDVAQVVDGSAEQRVFVTLNGQPAVKVSIFKQPTANTVEVADGIKRRLAELQAANLVPRDVQMIPVLDESVYIRNSLNNVITAGLTGTLLAAIAVLLFLGSVRQTLIIVLAIPLSTMAAMLLMGLFNFSLNVFSLGGLALGVGIVVDNAIVMLETLADIDPQQMSQEQYLEEMKRRSQGIESALVASTLTNLVAILPFLLLGGLLALLFNELILTISFAVAASLLVALTVVPALASRLLAVRVQNRLRQVALIRLFNEKFLWLRGRYEWALGQVLRARWLVVGLAIALLGGSSWLLAQEIPQELLPRINTGQVNLTAIFPPGTPLPQSRRVMAAVDEVLMAQPGTKAVFTTTGGALFGTNTIANPLRANSTIILRHGVNVDRYITEATTALDQLNLVGVRLRLRPGQVRGIILTNSPVRGADVDVILRGSDEETLSRFGRQVLRVLDEKATLVRFRPDADPRQPEIQILPDWERVSELGLNTLNLGQTIQTALTGFVPTRLQRGDRLVDIRVQLSSESIQNPADLATIPLFSANNRPLRLGDVAHIEPSQAPAEIQRINRQQVFILAGNLVEGASLSAALAEINAIVRALEFPPGVSLMPSTAAQANQQLQQALGVLGGLAAFLVFVVMAVQYNSLLDPLVIMFTIPLALAGGIWGLYLTRTAIGATVIVGAILLVGIVVNNAIIMVELANEIYQQEGCSRSQAIRKAAPARLRPIMMTTITTVVGMFPLALGLGEGSEFLQPLGIVVFSGLAVATLLTLFLIPCFYVILHGFERTGHRRLPAPLPAPAVPPTGASPEELQEH from the coding sequence ATGACCTCCCCACCCTTTAGTTTTAGCCGCTTGGCGGTGACCCGCCACATCGGCACCCTGATGCTGACCCTGACAGTCATTGTTTTGGCGGTCTTTACCCTTTTGCGTTTGCAAGTGGATCTACTGCCGGGGATTACCTACCCGCGCATTGGTGTACGGCTGGATATTCCGGGGGTGGTGCCTAGTGTTGCTGTTGAGGAGGTGACCAAGCCCCTTGAGGAAGCCCTGAGTCGCACGGAGGGAGTGGTGCAGGTCTATTCCCAAACCCGTGAAGGGCAAGTCAGTATTGACCTATTTTTTGAACCCGGTGGCGATGTTGATCAAGCCCTAAATGAGGCCACCGCTGCCTTTAACCGTGCCCGCAGTACCTTGCCCGATATGATTGAGTCGCCGCGACTCTTTAAGTTTGATCCATCGCAATTGCCGGTTTATGAGTTTGCCCTGACCTCTGAAACCCTCAGTGGCCGCAAGTTACGGGTCTTTGCTGATGAGGATTTGGATCGCGAACTCAGTATCGTCCCTGGTGTGGCAGGAGTGGATGTCTCCGGGGGGACAACCGAAGAAGTGCGAATTCTTGTGGATCTGGATCGATTGCAGGCCACAGGGGTGGGGTTGAACCAAATTTTAACGGCGCTGAGCGATCGCAACCAAGATGTCTCAGGCGGACGTATTCGCGGCCAAAGCGCAGAACCCTTAACACGAACGGTGGGGCGCTTTCACAATCTCAGTGAAATTGAGGATGTGGTACTCACGGGCACCAATGGTCAGCGGGTCTATCTGCGGGATGTGGCACAAGTTGTCGATGGTAGTGCCGAACAACGGGTATTTGTGACGCTCAATGGCCAACCCGCCGTTAAAGTCAGCATTTTCAAGCAACCGACAGCCAATACGGTGGAAGTAGCCGATGGGATCAAGCGGCGTTTAGCGGAGCTACAGGCAGCAAATCTCGTGCCCCGCGATGTGCAGATGATTCCTGTCCTGGATGAGTCGGTTTATATCCGCAACTCCTTAAACAATGTGATCACCGCAGGCTTGACGGGAACCCTCTTGGCGGCGATCGCTGTGCTGCTGTTTCTTGGTTCGGTACGGCAAACCCTGATTATTGTGCTGGCCATTCCCCTATCTACGATGGCGGCAATGCTGCTGATGGGGCTATTTAATTTCTCCCTCAATGTTTTTAGCTTGGGTGGCCTCGCGCTCGGGGTTGGCATTGTCGTAGATAACGCCATCGTGATGTTAGAAACTTTGGCGGATATTGACCCTCAGCAGATGAGCCAAGAACAGTACCTGGAGGAGATGAAACGGCGCAGCCAAGGTATTGAATCAGCCCTTGTAGCATCTACCCTCACCAACTTGGTTGCCATTTTGCCTTTTTTGTTGTTAGGGGGCTTGCTTGCACTGCTCTTTAATGAGTTGATTCTAACGATTAGTTTTGCCGTTGCCGCATCGCTGCTGGTGGCACTCACGGTGGTGCCGGCCTTGGCCTCTCGCCTTTTGGCGGTACGGGTGCAAAATCGCCTACGGCAGGTGGCCTTGATTCGCCTTTTTAATGAAAAGTTCCTCTGGCTGAGAGGACGCTATGAATGGGCCTTGGGGCAGGTGCTGCGGGCGCGCTGGCTAGTGGTTGGGCTGGCGATCGCTCTCCTTGGCGGCAGCAGTTGGCTTTTGGCTCAGGAAATTCCCCAAGAGTTACTACCACGCATTAATACTGGTCAAGTCAACCTAACGGCCATTTTTCCCCCTGGGACACCCCTGCCCCAAAGTCGCCGTGTCATGGCGGCAGTGGATGAGGTACTAATGGCCCAACCGGGAACTAAGGCCGTCTTTACCACCACTGGGGGTGCCCTCTTTGGCACGAATACCATTGCCAATCCGCTGCGAGCCAATAGCACCATTATTCTGCGGCATGGTGTTAATGTGGATCGCTACATTACAGAGGCCACAACAGCCCTTGATCAACTGAACCTTGTGGGGGTGCGGCTGCGCCTGCGTCCCGGCCAAGTGCGGGGGATTATTCTCACCAACTCCCCCGTGCGCGGTGCCGATGTGGATGTGATCCTACGGGGCAGCGATGAAGAGACCCTGAGCCGCTTTGGTCGCCAAGTGCTGCGAGTTCTTGATGAAAAGGCCACATTAGTGCGCTTCCGTCCCGATGCCGATCCTCGTCAGCCCGAAATTCAAATTCTGCCGGATTGGGAGCGGGTGAGCGAACTCGGGCTGAACACCCTCAATCTTGGCCAGACGATTCAAACAGCTTTGACGGGGTTTGTGCCAACGCGGCTGCAACGGGGCGATCGCCTAGTCGATATTCGCGTCCAACTGAGCAGTGAGAGCATCCAAAACCCTGCCGACCTAGCCACAATTCCCCTTTTTAGCGCCAATAACCGTCCCCTCCGCCTTGGGGATGTCGCTCACATCGAACCCAGTCAAGCACCGGCGGAAATTCAGCGGATCAATCGGCAACAGGTCTTTATCCTAGCGGGTAATCTGGTCGAAGGTGCCAGTCTCAGTGCAGCTCTTGCTGAGATCAACGCCATTGTGAGGGCGCTGGAGTTCCCGCCGGGGGTGTCCCTGATGCCCAGTACAGCAGCTCAAGCCAATCAGCAATTGCAACAGGCCTTGGGGGTCCTGGGCGGTTTGGCGGCCTTTCTCGTGTTTGTGGTCATGGCGGTACAGTACAACTCCCTGCTTGACCCCCTAGTGATTATGTTTACGATTCCCTTGGCTCTCGCCGGTGGCATTTGGGGCTTGTACCTGACACGGACAGCCATTGGCGCCACGGTGATTGTCGGTGCCATTTTACTCGTGGGGATTGTCGTCAACAATGCCATCATCATGGTCGAACTGGCCAACGAAATTTACCAGCAGGAGGGCTGTAGCCGTAGCCAAGCCATTCGCAAAGCTGCCCCTGCCCGTCTGCGCCCAATAATGATGACCACGATTACAACAGTGGTGGGCATGTTCCCCTTGGCATTGGGGCTAGGCGAAGGCTCAGAATTTTTGCAGCCCCTTGGCATTGTTGTGTTTTCTGGCTTGGCTGTGGCAACACTGCTCACCCTCTTTCTCATTCCCTGTTTTTATGTAATTCTGCATGGCTTTGAGCGTACTGGCCACCGTCGTCTTCCTGCGCCCTTGCCAGCACCCGCTGTTCCCCCAACAGGTGCCTCCCCTGAGGAGCTTCAGGAACACTAA
- the ltrA gene encoding group II intron reverse transcriptase/maturase, whose product MPPCYPTMTVDQTTGAVTNQTETSWHSINWTKANREVKRLQVRIAKAVKEGRWGKVKALQWLLTHSFYGKALAVKRVTDNSGSRTPGVDGITWSTQEQKTQAIKSLRRRGYKPQPLRRVYIPKANGKQRPLGIPTMKDRAMQALYALALEPVAETTADRNSYGFRRGRCTADAAGQCFLALARAKSAEHVLDADISGCFDNISHEWLLANTPLDKGILRKWLKSGFVWKQQLFPTHAGTPQGGVISPVLANITLDGMEELLAKHLRGQKVNLIRYADDFVVTGKDEETLEKARNLIQEFLKERGLTLSPEKTKIVHIEEGFDFLGWNIRKYNGVLLIKPAKKNVKAFLKKIRDTLRELRTATQEIVIDTLNPIIRGWANYHKGQVSKETFNRVDFATWHKLWRWARRRHPNKPAQWVKDKYFIKNGSRDWVFGMVMKDKNGELRTKRLIKTSDTRIQRHVKIKADANPFLPEWAEYFEKRKKLKKAPAQYRRIRRELWKKQGGICPVCGGEIEQDMLTDIHHILPKHKGGSDDLDNLVLIHANCHKQVHSRDGQHSRSLLKEGL is encoded by the coding sequence ATGCCCCCCTGCTACCCGACAATGACGGTGGACCAAACCACTGGTGCGGTCACCAACCAAACGGAAACAAGCTGGCACAGCATAAACTGGACCAAAGCCAACCGTGAGGTAAAGAGGCTGCAAGTGCGTATCGCAAAGGCTGTGAAGGAAGGACGCTGGGGCAAAGTGAAAGCTTTGCAATGGCTCCTGACCCACTCGTTCTACGGCAAAGCCCTCGCCGTGAAACGGGTAACTGACAACTCAGGCAGTAGAACACCTGGTGTGGACGGGATAACCTGGTCCACACAAGAGCAGAAAACCCAAGCCATAAAGTCCCTCAGGAGAAGAGGCTATAAACCCCAACCCCTGAGGCGGGTATACATCCCGAAAGCAAACGGCAAACAGCGCCCGCTAGGAATCCCGACAATGAAGGACAGGGCAATGCAGGCACTATATGCACTAGCCCTAGAACCAGTCGCGGAAACCACAGCAGACCGGAACTCCTATGGGTTCCGCCGAGGGCGATGTACGGCAGATGCGGCAGGACAATGCTTCCTTGCTCTGGCAAGAGCCAAGTCGGCTGAACACGTCCTTGACGCTGACATATCCGGATGCTTTGATAACATCAGCCATGAGTGGCTACTAGCCAACACTCCACTGGACAAAGGGATCTTACGGAAATGGCTTAAATCTGGGTTCGTCTGGAAACAGCAACTCTTCCCCACCCATGCTGGGACACCTCAGGGAGGGGTAATCTCCCCAGTTCTTGCCAATATAACCCTAGATGGGATGGAAGAACTGTTGGCCAAACACCTCAGAGGTCAAAAAGTCAACCTCATCCGATATGCTGACGATTTTGTCGTGACGGGAAAAGATGAGGAAACCCTGGAGAAAGCCAGAAACCTAATCCAGGAGTTCCTAAAAGAACGGGGCTTGACCCTGTCCCCCGAGAAGACAAAAATCGTCCATATTGAGGAAGGCTTCGACTTTCTCGGATGGAACATTCGCAAGTACAACGGGGTTCTTCTCATCAAACCCGCGAAGAAGAACGTGAAAGCGTTCCTCAAGAAAATCCGAGACACTCTAAGGGAACTTAGGACAGCAACCCAGGAAATCGTGATAGACACACTCAACCCAATCATTAGAGGTTGGGCCAACTATCACAAAGGACAAGTCTCTAAGGAAACCTTCAACCGAGTGGACTTCGCCACCTGGCACAAATTGTGGCGATGGGCAAGGCGCCGGCACCCAAACAAACCTGCCCAATGGGTGAAGGACAAATACTTCATCAAAAACGGAAGCAGAGACTGGGTGTTCGGTATGGTGATGAAAGACAAGAACGGGGAACTGAGGACCAAACGCCTAATCAAAACCTCTGACACCCGAATCCAACGCCACGTCAAAATCAAGGCAGACGCCAATCCGTTTCTCCCAGAGTGGGCAGAATACTTTGAGAAACGCAAGAAACTCAAAAAAGCCCCTGCTCAATATCGGCGCATCCGCCGAGAACTATGGAAGAAACAGGGTGGTATCTGTCCAGTATGCGGGGGTGAAATTGAGCAAGACATGCTCACTGACATCCACCACATATTGCCCAAACACAAGGGTGGTTCTGACGACCTGGATAATCTTGTCTTAATCCACGCCAACTGCCACAAACAGGTGCACAGCCGAGATGGTCAGCACAGCCGGTCCCTCTTGAAAGAGGGGCTTTGA